The following proteins come from a genomic window of Zonotrichia leucophrys gambelii isolate GWCS_2022_RI chromosome 4, RI_Zleu_2.0, whole genome shotgun sequence:
- the TRPC3 gene encoding short transient receptor potential channel 3 isoform X3 gives MSSKGRKSKEQGRVTFPPQQEEEEEGAEEEEQQRRRRGWRGVNGGPEPPPPPQRAVKTLREPYGYYPPPPFASTMYIEESPSLRRMTMMREKGRRQAIRGPAFMFNNRGTSLTAEEERFLDAAEYGNIPVVRKMLEESKTLNVNCVDYMGQNALQLAVGNEHLEVTELLLKKENLARIGDALLLAISKGYIRIVEAILNHPGFSVNKRLTLSPCEQELQDDDFYSYDEDGTRFSPDITPIILAAHCQKYEVVHMLLMKGARIERPHDYFCKCNDCTEKQKHDSFSHSRSRINAYKGLASPAYLSLSSEDPVLTALELSNELAKLANIEKEFKNDYRKLSMQCKDFVVGVLDLCRDSEEVEAILNGDLNAEPLEAQRHRASLSRVKLAIKYEVKKFVAHPNCQQQLLTIWYENLSGLREQTIAIKCLVVLVVALGLPFLAIGYWIAPCSRLGRILRSPFMKFVAHAASFIIFLGLLVFNASDRFEGITTLPNVTVTDYPKQIFRVKTTQFTWTEMLIMVWVLGMMWSECKELWLEGPREYILQLWNVLDFGMLSIFIAAFTARLLAFLQATKAQQYVDNYIEENDLSEVTLPPEIEYFTYARDKWLPSDPQIISEGLYAIAVVLSFSRIAYILPANESFGPLQISLGRTVKDIFKFMVLFIMVFLAFMIGMFILYSYYLGAKLNPAFTTVEESFKTLFWSIFGLSEVTSVVLKYDHKFIENIGYVLYGIYNVTMVVVLLNMLIAMINSSYQEIEDDSDVEWKFARSKLWLSYFDDGKTLPPPFSLVPSPKSFFYFIMRIINFSKCRRRRLQKDIEMGMGNSKSRLNLFTQSNSRVFESHSFNSILNQPTRYQAGVTERAKKEK, from the exons GTACATCGAAGAGAGCCCGTCCCTGAGGCGGATGACCATGatgagggagaagggaaggcgGCAGGCCATCCGGGGCCCGGCCTTCATGTTCAACAACAGGGGCACGAGCCTGACGGCCGAGGAGGAGCGGTTCCTGGACGCCGCCGAGTACGGCAACATCCCCGTGGTGCGCAAAATGCTCGAGGAGTCCAAGACGCTCAATGTCAACTGCGTTGACTACATGGGCCAGAACGCCTTGCAGCTCGCTGTGGGGAATGAACATTTGGAAGTGACAGAacttctgttaaaaaaagaGAACTTGGCACGGATTGGAGATGCCCTGCTGCTCGCAATCAGCAAGGGTTACATTAGGATAGTGGAAGCAATTTTGAATCATCCTGGGTTTTCGGTAAACAAGCGACTGACTCTGAGCCCTTGtgagcaggagctccaggatgATGATTTTTATTCCTATGACGAAGACGGTACCCGCTTTTCTCCAGACATCACTCCCATCATTTTAGCCGCCCACTGCCAAAAATACGAAGTCGTGCACATGCTGTTGATGAAAGGAGCGAGGATAGAAAGACCTCATGATTATTTCTGCAAATGTAATGACTGTACAGAGAAGCAAAAACATGATTCTTTCAGTCACTCTAGGTCAAGAATAAATGCCTACAAAGGACTGGCCAGTCCGGCTTATCTGTCCCTCTCCAGCGAAGATCCAGTGCTCACTGCACTCGAACTCAGCAATGAACTTGCCAAGTTGGCCAACATTGAAAAAGAATTCAAG AACGACTACCGCAAGCTGTCCATGCAGTGCAAGGACTTCGTGGTTGGCGTCCTGGACCTGTGCCGGGACTCAGAGGAGGTGGAGGCCATTCTGAACGGGGACCTGAACGCGGAGCCGCTGGAGGCGCAGCGGCACCGCGCATCCCTGAGCCGCGTCAAGCTGGCCATCAAGTACGAAGTCAAAAAG tTTGTGGCCCATCCAaactgtcagcagcagctcctgaccaTCTGGTATGAAAACCTCTCAGGATTACGGGAGCAGACCATAGCTATCAAGTGTCTGGTGGTGCTGGTTGTGGCACTGGGCCTTCCCTTTCTAGCCATTGGTTATTGGATTGCACCATGTAGCAGG CTTGGAAGAATTCTTCGAAGCCCATTTATGAAATTTGTGGCACATGCAGCATCCTTCATTATTTTCCTAGGCCTGCTGGTGTTCAATGCTTCAGACAGATTCGAGGGCATAACCACGCTGCCCAATGTCACTGTCACTGATTACCCCAAGCAGATCTTTAGGGTGAAGACCACCCAGTTCACCTGGACAGAAATGCTGATCATGGTGTGGGTTCTTG GTATGATGTGGTCAGAATGCAaagagctgtggctggaagGACCCAGGGAATACATCTTGCAGTTATGGAATGTTCTGGATTTCGGGATGCTGTccatttttattgctgctttcaCAGCCAGGCTCCTGGCATTCCTTCAGGCCACAAAAGCACAACAGTATGTGGACAACTACATTGAGGAGAACGACCTCTCCGAGGTCACACTTCCTCCAGAAATTGAATACTTTACTTATG CTAGAGATAAATGGCTCCCATCTGATCCTCAGATAATATCTGAAGGCCTTTATGCAATTGCTGTTGTTCTCAGCTTTTCTCGGATTGCCTACATCCTGCCTGCAAATGAGAGTTTTGGGCCCTTGCAGATCTCCCTTGGAAGGACTGTTAAGGACATCTTCAAGTTTATGGTCCTTTTTATTATGGTATTTCTTGCATTTATGATTGGAATGTTCATACTGTACTCCTACTACCTTGGAGCTAAACTGAACCCAGCCTTTACGAC agtGGAAGAAAGTTTCAAGACCTTATTTTGGTCAATATTTGGCTTGTCTGAAGTAACCTCTGTTGTCCTCAAATACGATCACAAGTTCATTGAGAACATTGGTTATGTTCTTTATGGCATATACAATGTCACAATGGTGGTGGTTCTGCTCAACATGCTGATTGCCATGATCAACAGTTCATATCAAGAAATTGAG GATGACAGTGATGTAGAGTGGAAGTTTGCTCGTTCTAAACTTTGGCTGTCGTATTTTGATGATGGAAAAACATTACCTCCACCCTTCAGTCTTGTACCAAGCCCCAaatcttttttctatttcatcATGAGGATCATTAACTTTTCCAAGTGCAGGAGGAGACGGCTACAGAAGGACAttgaaatgggaatgggaaactcCAAATCAAGG TTAAACCTTTTCACTCAGTCAAATTCCAGAGTTTTTGAATCCCACAGTTTTAACAGCATTCTCAATCAGCCAACACGCTATCAG GCTGGTGTGACAGAGAGagctaagaaagaaaaatga